Proteins from a single region of Aureibacter tunicatorum:
- a CDS encoding tetratricopeptide repeat protein produces the protein MNKSRIILLVVALGLSGALYTLPKYVVEDENGTENGVSQVEEHSADDGHDHSDHDGEMASHMSLMTEEKKEKLEKMTFSFNNSQSPEEKSIFADSLRTLYASVGRLDSAVKYAELAIPENPNAENLRVVADAYYEVFSVAMSAEQAKDYGSKAQTYYEKVMEEWPDSLGVKTRLAMTYLPTGQPMKAARMLKDVLKQEPEHEEALYNLGMMSIQSFQYDKGVERFQALLKIDPQNLQARYYLAVCYAELGKKESAKAEFNQVKNMSDDPVVHSTVDNYLKQL, from the coding sequence ATGAATAAATCTCGCATCATTTTATTGGTAGTGGCCTTGGGCTTGTCAGGTGCATTGTACACTTTGCCCAAGTATGTCGTCGAAGACGAAAATGGAACTGAAAACGGCGTTAGCCAAGTTGAGGAGCATAGTGCTGACGATGGTCACGATCACAGTGATCATGATGGAGAGATGGCTTCTCATATGTCATTGATGACGGAGGAGAAAAAGGAAAAGCTAGAAAAGATGACTTTTTCTTTTAATAATTCGCAAAGTCCGGAAGAAAAGAGTATATTTGCGGATTCTTTGCGAACTCTATACGCAAGCGTTGGGAGATTGGATAGTGCGGTGAAGTATGCTGAACTTGCCATTCCGGAAAACCCTAATGCGGAAAACTTGCGAGTAGTGGCTGACGCTTATTACGAAGTCTTCAGTGTTGCGATGTCAGCGGAACAGGCTAAAGACTACGGCTCGAAAGCGCAGACCTATTATGAGAAAGTAATGGAAGAGTGGCCTGATTCTCTTGGAGTAAAGACTAGGCTTGCTATGACATATCTGCCAACGGGACAGCCAATGAAGGCGGCCCGAATGTTGAAGGATGTGTTAAAGCAGGAGCCTGAGCATGAAGAAGCTCTTTACAACTTGGGAATGATGTCTATCCAGTCCTTTCAGTATGATAAAGGAGTGGAGCGATTCCAAGCTTTATTGAAGATCGATCCGCAAAATTTGCAGGCTAGATATTATTTGGCGGTATGTTATGCGGAATTGGGCAAGAAAGAGAGTGCTAAGGCTGAATTTAATCAAGTAAAAAACATGAGTGATGATCCGGTGGTTCACTCCACAGTGGATAATTACTTGAAACAATTATAG
- a CDS encoding HU family DNA-binding protein: MTKAEVIAEIAEQTGIDKADVQETVEAFFQVVKNSMADGRNIYVRGFGSFVNKKRAQKVARNISKNTAIVIDEHYVPSFKPSKVFVDKIKQSVTVTA; the protein is encoded by the coding sequence GTGACAAAGGCAGAAGTTATTGCAGAAATTGCAGAGCAAACAGGTATCGACAAGGCGGATGTGCAAGAGACTGTTGAGGCTTTTTTCCAAGTTGTGAAAAATTCAATGGCTGACGGTAGAAACATCTATGTGAGAGGCTTTGGAAGTTTCGTGAATAAGAAGCGCGCTCAAAAAGTTGCTCGTAACATTTCCAAAAACACGGCTATAGTAATAGACGAGCACTATGTGCCGAGCTTCAAGCCGTCAAAAGTTTTTGTTGATAAGATCAAGCAAAGTGTCACTGTCACTGCGTAA
- the mutY gene encoding A/G-specific adenine glycosylase encodes MENSTSNKQHFSNTLINWYHQNKRNLPWRNTTSAYHIWLSEIILQQTRVSQGLPYYQQFTEKFPTIQDLANAQEDEVMRTWQGLGYYSRARNLHKCAKIITENFLGKFPESYKELLKLPGIGPYTGAAIASFAFKEPVPAIDGNAYRVLSRVFGLDHDLSESKTFRKFFEASGQLIPDNNPDDYNQAIMEFGAMHCTPKNPNCQECPFISSCFAYENNQQHLLPVKTKKTKVSKRHMNYLVFRHADTFFMKQRSGKDIWQGLYDFYCLESENNPDINEIEDKLLFSLLNSGAIVEHESTVYKHVLSHRQLFIRFYVIDVQSSANVQMLEQSDLIAFEKETLEEIPKPIIIDKFLKIYNGEQNLLIL; translated from the coding sequence TTGGAAAATAGCACTTCAAACAAGCAACACTTCTCCAATACGCTTATCAATTGGTATCATCAAAATAAAAGAAATCTTCCATGGAGAAACACCACCTCTGCATATCATATATGGCTGTCGGAGATCATCCTTCAGCAAACCCGGGTAAGTCAGGGACTCCCTTATTATCAGCAATTTACAGAAAAATTTCCGACTATTCAAGACTTAGCCAATGCTCAAGAAGATGAGGTCATGAGAACATGGCAAGGTTTGGGGTATTATTCACGAGCCAGAAACCTTCACAAATGCGCGAAAATCATCACTGAAAACTTTTTAGGAAAATTCCCGGAAAGCTACAAAGAACTGCTAAAATTGCCTGGAATAGGTCCATATACAGGAGCCGCAATCGCATCTTTCGCTTTCAAAGAGCCTGTTCCAGCTATAGATGGAAACGCGTATCGTGTCTTATCTAGGGTCTTCGGCTTGGACCATGACCTGTCTGAAAGCAAAACTTTTCGAAAATTTTTCGAGGCTTCAGGCCAATTGATCCCCGACAACAATCCCGATGATTACAATCAAGCGATCATGGAATTTGGAGCGATGCACTGTACGCCTAAAAACCCAAACTGCCAAGAATGTCCTTTTATTTCCTCGTGCTTTGCCTATGAAAACAACCAGCAACATCTGCTACCTGTAAAGACCAAAAAAACAAAAGTCAGCAAAAGACATATGAATTATTTAGTCTTCAGGCATGCGGATACTTTTTTCATGAAACAAAGAAGCGGCAAGGATATTTGGCAAGGTCTTTATGATTTCTATTGCTTAGAAAGCGAAAACAACCCAGACATAAACGAAATCGAAGACAAATTGCTCTTTAGTTTGCTAAATTCAGGCGCTATAGTAGAACATGAATCTACCGTTTACAAACATGTTCTATCACACCGACAACTGTTTATTCGATTTTACGTAATAGATGTTCAAAGTTCGGCAAATGTCCAAATGCTGGAACAATCAGATTTGATCGCTTTTGAAAAAGAAACCTTGGAGGAAATTCCAAAACCTATTATTATTGACAAATTTTTGAAAATTTACAACGGCGAACAAAACTTGTTAATCTTATAA
- a CDS encoding single-stranded DNA-binding protein, translating to MAGVNKVILVGNLGRDPEIRHLENGTPVANFTLATSESYTDRNTKERKTTTEWHNIVLWRGLAEIAEKYLRKGNSVYIEGKITTRSYQDQQGVTKYITEIVGQNMTMLGGAQRNDNAGNGYPAQQPANQQVNSPQAQPMASKQETPASVDFSSDETDDLPF from the coding sequence ATGGCAGGAGTAAATAAAGTAATTCTAGTCGGCAACCTAGGAAGAGATCCTGAAATCAGACATCTAGAAAACGGAACGCCAGTAGCCAACTTCACTCTAGCGACATCCGAATCTTATACCGACCGCAATACTAAAGAAAGAAAAACAACAACTGAATGGCACAACATTGTACTTTGGAGAGGCTTGGCTGAAATCGCTGAGAAATACCTTAGAAAGGGCAACAGCGTGTATATAGAAGGAAAAATCACTACAAGATCTTACCAAGATCAACAAGGTGTAACGAAATATATTACTGAAATCGTAGGCCAAAACATGACTATGCTCGGTGGAGCTCAAAGAAACGACAACGCCGGCAATGGCTACCCTGCTCAACAACCAGCAAACCAGCAAGTCAACTCGCCTCAAGCCCAACCTATGGCTAGCAAGCAAGAGACTCCTGCTTCGGTTGACTTTTCTTCTGACGAAACGGATGATTTGCCATTCTAA